A single window of Methanothermobacter marburgensis str. Marburg DNA harbors:
- a CDS encoding PPC domain-containing DNA-binding protein has product MILLRLEPGMDLMAEMEALEVAGAVVSGIGSLNGVRIRTADESILTVEGPLEIISLQGTITGDGVHIHIAVADSSGRVIGGHLKGYCRVRTTVELAVIPYHGKLRRVMDDRTGYRELLVLE; this is encoded by the coding sequence ATGATTCTCCTAAGACTTGAGCCTGGAATGGATCTCATGGCTGAGATGGAGGCCCTTGAAGTTGCGGGTGCCGTTGTATCGGGTATAGGTAGCCTCAATGGTGTGAGGATAAGGACAGCGGATGAGAGCATCCTTACGGTTGAGGGTCCCCTTGAGATAATATCCCTGCAGGGGACAATCACAGGCGATGGTGTCCACATCCACATTGCAGTGGCTGATTCCTCTGGAAGGGTAATTGGCGGACACCTCAAGGGCTATTGCAGGGTAAGGACAACAGTCGAACTTGCCGTGATACCCTATCATGGTAAACTGAGAAGGGTGATGGATGATAGAACCGGTTACAGAGAGTTACTGGTTCTTGAATGA
- the pheA gene encoding prephenate dehydratase, with product MAGESIAYLGPEGTFTEEAALHIGEELLAFDSILEVLGAVASGKASRGVVPIENSIEGPVGVTLDLLAWEYDLCIEREIILRVRHNLLVNSGVSLGEVREVYSHPQSLAQCRRFLEKLGVTTHSAPSTAAAARTIVGRRELAAIGTLRAADIYGLDVIAEDIQDFDPNFTRFIVLSEKDHEPTGKDKTSIVFSLAEDRPGGLYEVLGFFAEHGVNLTKIESRPSKRGLGKYIFFIDFEGHRKDAVIMDVLDCIADRTPFFKILGSYPEETVYE from the coding sequence ATGGCAGGGGAATCCATAGCCTACCTTGGACCCGAGGGGACATTCACCGAGGAGGCAGCACTCCATATTGGTGAGGAACTTCTGGCCTTTGACTCCATACTTGAGGTTCTGGGGGCGGTGGCATCAGGTAAGGCTTCAAGGGGGGTTGTCCCCATTGAGAACTCAATTGAGGGGCCGGTTGGGGTAACACTTGACCTTCTGGCATGGGAATATGATCTGTGCATAGAGAGGGAGATAATACTGAGGGTGAGGCACAACCTCCTTGTCAACAGTGGTGTATCCCTGGGGGAGGTGAGGGAGGTTTACTCGCACCCCCAGTCCCTTGCACAGTGCCGGCGGTTCCTGGAGAAACTGGGGGTCACAACACATTCAGCACCCAGCACAGCGGCAGCAGCCAGGACGATAGTGGGGAGAAGGGAACTTGCGGCGATAGGGACCCTGAGAGCCGCTGATATCTATGGCCTTGATGTGATCGCAGAGGACATACAAGACTTTGACCCCAACTTCACAAGGTTCATAGTCCTCTCAGAGAAGGATCATGAGCCAACAGGAAAGGACAAGACCTCCATAGTCTTTTCCCTGGCAGAGGACAGACCAGGGGGACTTTATGAAGTCCTGGGATTCTTTGCAGAGCATGGTGTGAACCTCACAAAGATAGAGTCCAGACCCTCAAAGAGGGGGCTTGGCAAGTACATATTCTTCATAGATTTTGAGGGGCACAGGAAGGACGCCGTAATAATGGACGTGCTTGATTGTATAGCTGATAGAACACCTTTCTTTAAAATTCTGGGGTCCTATCCAGAGGAAACTGTTTATGAATAG
- a CDS encoding CBS domain-containing protein: MRKKDTINLVKSRDRGPIEFESRNFDHEGDVMTIAGKEVISIPQTATIKEAAEIMVKNKFRRLPITNPGTGKLQGIVTTMDILDFLGGGDKFKILDNKYDDNFLAAVNEPVKSIMTRDVIHITTRDSISDAVTMMLENSVGALPVVDDEGRIAGIVSERDFVLLMAGVFIDEVTEDHMTPDVITTTPGTPIEGASKIMVRNRLRRIPVVGEERRTPHPEDEKLVGIVTSTDILEFLGRNQAFNSMKTNSAEEVLATPVTEIMEREVCTVTSSTTLGEVCEIMEKHGIGGLPVVDYGNLRGIITESDLLRAITG; the protein is encoded by the coding sequence ATGAGAAAAAAAGACACCATAAACCTGGTAAAGTCTAGGGACCGTGGTCCCATTGAATTCGAGAGCAGAAACTTCGACCATGAAGGCGATGTCATGACAATCGCCGGGAAGGAAGTAATTTCCATACCACAGACAGCCACCATCAAGGAAGCAGCGGAGATAATGGTTAAGAACAAATTCAGGAGGCTTCCCATAACAAACCCCGGAACAGGGAAGCTCCAGGGAATAGTAACGACCATGGACATCCTGGACTTTTTAGGAGGGGGAGATAAATTCAAGATCCTGGATAACAAATACGATGATAACTTCCTCGCAGCAGTCAACGAACCGGTTAAGAGTATAATGACACGTGATGTCATCCACATAACCACCAGGGACTCCATATCAGATGCGGTTACCATGATGCTGGAAAACAGTGTCGGCGCCCTGCCGGTTGTGGATGATGAGGGGAGAATAGCAGGTATAGTATCCGAGAGGGACTTCGTGCTCCTCATGGCAGGTGTATTCATCGATGAGGTCACTGAGGATCACATGACACCCGATGTTATAACAACAACACCTGGAACACCGATAGAAGGGGCCTCCAAGATAATGGTAAGAAACAGGCTCAGGAGGATACCTGTTGTTGGTGAGGAGCGAAGAACACCCCACCCAGAGGATGAAAAACTTGTTGGAATTGTTACCTCCACCGATATACTCGAGTTCCTTGGAAGGAACCAGGCATTCAACTCAATGAAGACCAACAGTGCCGAGGAGGTTCTCGCCACACCTGTCACCGAAATCATGGAAAGGGAGGTCTGCACCGTCACATCATCAACCACCCTTGGAGAGGTCTGTGAGATCATGGAGAAACATGGAATTGGCGGTCTGCCGGTGGTGGACTATGGAAACCTCAGGGGAATCATAACAGAGAGCGACCTTCTGAGGGCAATAACAGGTTAG
- a CDS encoding 6-carboxytetrahydropterin synthase QueD, translated as MKIVINGIHANLRFSAAHMIPEHESCGCIHGHSYIVDVKVEGKRSGKHGFVADFKDVKAVVRELCSRFDHKLLIPLRSPLINFSSTSGNIKFEIGGKEYSIPEEDCCLLDLESSSAEELSRYFASTLFKELVRKYDISSVEVCVNEGIGQGAIYTISR; from the coding sequence ATGAAAATAGTTATCAACGGGATACATGCCAATTTAAGGTTTTCAGCGGCACACATGATACCTGAACACGAGTCATGTGGATGCATACATGGACATTCATACATAGTTGACGTTAAGGTGGAGGGAAAAAGGAGCGGCAAGCATGGATTCGTGGCTGACTTCAAGGACGTTAAGGCAGTGGTGAGAGAACTATGCAGCAGATTTGATCATAAACTCCTCATACCCCTCAGAAGCCCCCTCATAAATTTCTCATCAACAAGTGGAAACATCAAATTTGAGATCGGTGGTAAGGAGTACAGTATACCCGAGGAGGACTGCTGCCTCCTTGACCTTGAGTCCAGCTCTGCAGAGGAACTTTCACGTTACTTTGCCTCCACCCTCTTTAAGGAGCTTGTCAGAAAGTACGACATATCCTCGGTTGAGGTCTGCGTAAATGAGGGAATAGGACAGGGGGCCATCTACACCATATCCCGGTGA
- a CDS encoding CBS domain-containing protein — MNVGSIMTDEVFVMEDTQQVAYARNLMLRHGISRVVVVDSEGKPAGIVTETDITRKLRIDGPAWKRRPIDKISIRRVMNENPISVDINATPREAADLMLKKKIGSLLVMEGEELAGIITKRDLLRFFKDRCAGRWKVEDLMTRDVKTVTANHTLAHVIDVMEENGISRVVVTGNGAVEGIITSENLSFATFEDPERGIPVERVYFISRASEEKRRARTIAMLTAGDIMTEDVITVEPSADASEAASVMLDNGISGLPVVEDDELVGIITKTDIISGIQ, encoded by the coding sequence ATGAACGTTGGAAGTATAATGACAGATGAAGTCTTTGTCATGGAAGACACACAGCAGGTTGCATACGCCAGGAACCTCATGTTAAGGCATGGGATAAGCAGGGTAGTCGTCGTGGACTCCGAGGGGAAACCAGCAGGTATCGTCACAGAGACAGACATAACAAGGAAGCTGAGAATTGATGGACCAGCATGGAAGAGGAGACCCATAGATAAGATATCAATAAGAAGGGTCATGAACGAGAACCCCATCAGCGTGGATATCAACGCCACTCCAAGGGAAGCCGCCGACCTGATGCTCAAGAAGAAAATAGGCTCACTCCTTGTGATGGAGGGGGAGGAACTTGCAGGCATCATAACCAAGAGGGACCTTCTCAGATTCTTCAAGGACAGATGCGCCGGCAGATGGAAGGTTGAGGATTTAATGACCCGGGATGTTAAAACTGTGACAGCCAACCATACACTGGCCCATGTTATAGATGTCATGGAGGAGAACGGCATATCAAGAGTTGTTGTAACCGGGAACGGGGCTGTTGAGGGAATAATAACCTCTGAGAACCTCTCATTTGCAACATTTGAGGACCCTGAGAGGGGCATACCTGTTGAAAGGGTCTACTTCATAAGCCGCGCATCCGAGGAGAAGAGGAGGGCCAGGACAATCGCAATGTTAACTGCAGGCGATATAATGACCGAGGACGTCATAACAGTCGAACCCTCAGCCGATGCGTCAGAGGCGGCTTCAGTGATGCTTGATAACGGCATAAGCGGACTGCCAGTTGTTGAGGATGATGAACTGGTGGGAATAATAACAAAAACAGATATAATAAGCGGGATACAGTAG
- a CDS encoding CBS domain-containing protein, whose translation MEMETKVTVHDAMTSNVITADPGISVAEAASIMTEKKVGSIIVKSNSEPEGLITESDIIRKVVSKDLAASKVTIGEVMSRNLISIEPERELSDAARLMAKNSIRRLPVVKDGALVGILTSSDVMMVAPELTEILVENARIEENRALSPENERSVPGVCEVCGNYEEYLEEYDGRYICEECKEDLEGE comes from the coding sequence ATGGAAATGGAAACAAAGGTTACAGTCCATGATGCCATGACATCGAATGTTATAACAGCAGACCCTGGCATCAGCGTTGCAGAAGCAGCATCGATAATGACAGAAAAGAAGGTCGGAAGCATCATTGTGAAGAGCAACTCCGAACCTGAAGGACTCATCACAGAGAGTGACATCATAAGGAAGGTGGTTTCCAAGGACCTGGCTGCCAGCAAGGTTACAATTGGCGAGGTAATGAGCCGTAACCTCATAAGCATAGAACCTGAGAGGGAACTCAGTGACGCTGCAAGGCTGATGGCAAAGAACAGTATAAGGAGACTCCCTGTGGTTAAGGACGGTGCACTGGTGGGGATACTGACATCCTCTGATGTCATGATGGTCGCCCCTGAACTCACCGAGATCCTTGTTGAGAATGCAAGGATTGAGGAGAACAGGGCACTGTCACCTGAGAATGAGAGGTCTGTCCCCGGCGTGTGCGAGGTCTGCGGTAACTATGAGGAGTACCTTGAGGAGTATGATGGTAGATACATATGTGAGGAGTGTAAAGAGGACCTAGAGGGTGAATGA
- a CDS encoding DNA polymerase subunit beta codes for MKARIRDFIYTSDDLFFAVTSYVHPEDRILSFLRYIPDSEGERSLNSARYSKVNSELAYTFLEENHPTYLHHYEELGVLMMGVPNERVDSILRPEERLLDIMESPTDQLLARVVMIADTLHDAAGIPYSSMGVSGSVLPGLYDPLNSDIDFVVYGLRNHRRAMEAFGELKGDPESPLKGLDKEQLMKVYRKRITDDTLSFREFCWYELRKNNRGIIDGTLFDILAARDWSEIQGSWADTTYEDCGRVTVECTVSDAIEAFDNPARYLVEDVSVLEGPEAEITEVVSFTHTYAGQAREGERIIARGKLERFSGRENGYRVVVGTTREAENEFIKLKELRL; via the coding sequence ATGAAAGCCCGAATCCGTGACTTCATATACACCTCTGATGATCTATTCTTTGCTGTTACATCATACGTTCATCCAGAAGACAGGATACTATCCTTTTTACGCTACATACCCGACAGTGAAGGTGAAAGGTCCCTGAATTCGGCAAGATACTCAAAGGTGAATTCTGAGCTGGCATACACCTTCCTCGAGGAGAACCACCCCACCTACCTCCACCACTATGAGGAACTCGGTGTACTCATGATGGGTGTTCCCAATGAAAGAGTGGATAGTATACTGAGGCCAGAGGAGCGCCTTCTGGATATAATGGAATCCCCAACCGATCAGCTGCTTGCCAGGGTTGTGATGATTGCCGACACCTTGCATGATGCCGCAGGGATTCCCTACAGTTCCATGGGGGTTTCAGGTTCAGTGCTTCCCGGATTGTATGACCCCCTGAACTCTGATATCGACTTTGTGGTTTACGGTTTGAGGAACCACCGGAGGGCCATGGAAGCTTTCGGTGAACTTAAGGGGGACCCTGAGAGTCCGCTGAAGGGACTGGATAAGGAACAGCTCATGAAGGTCTACAGGAAAAGGATCACCGATGACACGCTCTCCTTCAGGGAGTTCTGCTGGTATGAGCTGAGAAAGAACAACAGGGGAATAATCGATGGAACCCTATTCGACATCCTCGCTGCAAGGGACTGGAGTGAAATCCAGGGCTCATGGGCCGATACAACCTATGAGGACTGCGGCAGGGTGACTGTCGAGTGCACAGTATCTGACGCCATCGAGGCCTTTGACAACCCTGCAAGGTACCTTGTGGAGGATGTCAGTGTACTTGAGGGGCCTGAAGCTGAAATCACTGAGGTTGTGTCCTTCACCCATACCTACGCGGGGCAGGCCAGGGAGGGTGAAAGGATAATCGCAAGGGGTAAGCTTGAAAGGTTCAGTGGAAGGGAAAACGGGTACCGGGTTGTTGTGGGGACAACAAGGGAGGCCGAGAACGAGTTCATAAAGCTAAAGGAACTCAGATTATAA
- a CDS encoding 7-carboxy-7-deazaguanine synthase QueE yields the protein MRAPIMEVFSSIQGEGLLVGKRQIFIRFAGCNLNCSYCDTPESRDPSCGEELSADQLLGMVENLVTPDFHSLSITGGEPLLYPDFIREFLEDSPWSALLETNGSLPASARRISHFFDYASVDIKTSEHFSGDFNHNITESDISGSDDLIDREIQVINILISKGVNTYCKVVVMPTTGAEYIGALAMRLREGVDDPEKLSMVIQPCSPPEQWALYTPRLLEMSQEAGXYMDVYVIPQMHRALGLR from the coding sequence ATGAGGGCACCCATTATGGAGGTCTTCAGCAGTATCCAGGGTGAGGGCCTACTTGTAGGGAAGAGGCAGATTTTCATACGTTTCGCAGGCTGCAACCTTAACTGCAGCTACTGCGACACCCCAGAGAGCAGGGACCCATCCTGTGGAGAGGAACTCTCAGCAGACCAGCTTCTGGGGATGGTTGAAAATCTCGTGACCCCTGATTTTCATTCACTGAGCATCACAGGTGGTGAACCGCTTCTTTACCCTGATTTTATCAGGGAATTTCTTGAGGATTCCCCATGGAGTGCTCTTCTTGAAACCAACGGCTCTCTCCCGGCCAGCGCCCGGAGGATATCCCACTTCTTTGATTACGCATCGGTGGATATTAAAACATCTGAACATTTTTCAGGGGATTTCAACCATAATATTACAGAATCCGATATATCCGGCTCGGATGACCTCATTGATCGGGAGATTCAAGTCATAAACATATTAATATCAAAAGGTGTAAATACATATTGTAAGGTGGTTGTGATGCCCACAACGGGGGCTGAATACATCGGGGCCCTGGCCATGCGGCTCCGTGAAGGCGTTGATGACCCTGAAAAACTTTCAATGGTTATACAGCCCTGCAGTCCCCCTGAACAGTGGGCTCTGTACACTCCTCGCCTGCTGGAAATGTCTCAGGAAGCCGGANAGTATATGGATGTTTACGTTATACCACAGATGCATAGGGCCCTTGGCCTTAGGTAG
- a CDS encoding CBS domain-containing protein has protein sequence MIIKNIMSEDPVCIDKDQNVCDALRLMGKKNVSRLLVINTNSEHERELVGIVTEKDIAIKLGSSRYGNMAPSHFHVSTVMTGELITADPDMDAGNAASLMLENNIGSLPVILDGEILGIVTKSDILDICRGRAYEKYTAGDVMSTEMITVSPQERVVHARRMMIDAGIGRLLVMDGGELAGILTAKDMTRAVINFRKVVPDKHKPSRIRNLLVEDIMKQNVRTVEADTPVTDLASMMMETGYGGFPVVDGELEGIVTKTDILDLIVEIEGVF, from the coding sequence ATGATAATTAAAAATATCATGTCAGAGGATCCTGTCTGCATCGATAAGGACCAGAACGTCTGCGACGCCCTTCGATTGATGGGCAAGAAAAACGTGTCAAGGCTCCTTGTCATCAACACAAACAGCGAACATGAGAGGGAACTTGTGGGGATAGTCACCGAGAAGGATATAGCCATAAAACTGGGATCATCAAGGTACGGAAATATGGCCCCATCCCACTTCCACGTCTCAACGGTCATGACAGGGGAACTCATAACCGCGGATCCAGACATGGACGCAGGAAACGCAGCAAGTCTCATGCTCGAGAACAACATAGGGAGCCTGCCTGTTATCCTTGATGGCGAGATACTAGGAATCGTGACCAAATCAGACATCCTTGATATATGCAGGGGAAGGGCCTATGAGAAGTACACTGCAGGCGATGTGATGAGCACAGAGATGATAACAGTATCCCCCCAGGAGAGGGTTGTCCATGCAAGGAGGATGATGATTGATGCGGGCATAGGACGGCTACTGGTAATGGATGGAGGGGAACTCGCCGGTATCCTCACCGCAAAGGACATGACACGTGCAGTTATAAACTTCAGGAAGGTGGTCCCGGATAAGCACAAACCATCAAGGATAAGAAACCTTCTAGTTGAGGATATAATGAAACAGAACGTCAGGACCGTTGAGGCAGACACGCCGGTAACGGATCTTGCATCAATGATGATGGAGACAGGTTACGGCGGCTTCCCAGTGGTGGACGGCGAACTTGAGGGTATAGTTACAAAGACGGACATCCTTGACCTCATAGTTGAGATAGAGGGTGTCTTCTAA
- a CDS encoding DUF366 family protein, producing the protein MIYEHLEDPILYDGSQIEPAWALSELGIKGSSIITWIGPMDVKNIVDYEDVDLEIKSENVLHFIVEHFDEQPASLRLSYHRQRVLVMLLMEELRGHGFEIRREGDDLYVGSSKLTVSIATASVSSMKIHLGVNIHEKGTPDDVDTVGLLDERPEIGMEGVVQIAENVAMAYIHEIDSIEEDICKTRIF; encoded by the coding sequence ATGATATATGAGCACCTCGAGGACCCTATCCTCTATGATGGAAGCCAGATAGAACCTGCATGGGCCCTCAGTGAACTGGGAATAAAGGGTTCGAGCATAATAACCTGGATAGGCCCAATGGATGTGAAGAACATCGTGGACTACGAGGACGTTGACCTTGAGATAAAGTCTGAGAATGTCCTCCACTTCATTGTTGAACACTTTGATGAACAGCCAGCAAGTCTGCGTTTATCCTATCACAGGCAAAGGGTTCTGGTCATGCTCCTCATGGAGGAACTTCGGGGCCATGGATTCGAGATCCGGAGGGAGGGTGATGACCTCTACGTAGGTTCATCCAAGCTAACGGTTTCCATAGCAACTGCCTCGGTATCCAGCATGAAGATACACCTCGGTGTGAATATCCATGAGAAGGGCACACCAGATGATGTGGATACCGTGGGGCTCCTTGATGAGAGGCCTGAAATTGGAATGGAGGGCGTGGTGCAGATAGCAGAGAACGTTGCCATGGCATACATACATGAGATTGACTCCATCGAGGAGGACATATGCAAGACCAGGATCTTCTGA
- a CDS encoding PsbP-related protein: MRKHWLILFIIMVVAVSGCTSPDSNSENQTKRFSGNNISFEYPSSWVTANSLANETVAAVGDPASVDSSGLAQVSVVIQSRELEGNLYDMYRDNYDTLFTNSSYRRVSETNTTIGGYQAIENVYLVLDGVQKKQRAIWIQNNRRVYVILCTAPADRFDAERKNFDLIVNSLRFI; this comes from the coding sequence ATGAGGAAACACTGGCTCATCCTTTTCATAATAATGGTTGTTGCGGTGTCAGGATGCACGTCACCGGACAGTAACTCTGAGAACCAGACCAAGAGGTTCTCAGGAAACAATATTTCATTTGAGTACCCATCCAGCTGGGTGACAGCCAATTCACTGGCAAACGAAACAGTCGCAGCCGTCGGGGACCCGGCATCAGTTGATTCATCTGGACTTGCACAGGTCTCAGTTGTGATCCAGTCAAGGGAACTAGAGGGTAACCTCTATGATATGTACAGGGACAACTATGATACACTGTTCACCAACTCCAGTTACAGGAGGGTCTCAGAGACAAACACGACCATAGGTGGTTACCAGGCAATAGAGAATGTCTACCTTGTCCTTGATGGGGTACAGAAGAAGCAGAGAGCCATCTGGATACAGAACAACAGAAGGGTCTATGTGATACTCTGCACAGCCCCGGCTGACAGGTTCGACGCTGAAAGGAAGAACTTCGACCTTATCGTGAACAGCCTCAGATTTATTTAA
- a CDS encoding CBS domain-containing protein, with the protein MNDLFVRDVMTLNPVSVSLETAATRVRSILRDEDFRCVPVVEGEKLRGLITRGDVLNITATKSNLEARGIMEKPKVILTPEMDAMRAASDLLKVGEIQAPVVESTDSMKLVGILSAIDLISGFLENGYEPVRSPVSEIMSPDPVTCEHSDQLSAVWDLMDESGFSGLPVMKNGKMIGIITRKDLLRYGHARIHRESGEVKSVAVEKIMKTPPVAITPDTPSEKAASLMLEKDIGRIPVVENPVFVKRDPSMVKEADLLGIVSREDVLEAYIK; encoded by the coding sequence GTGAATGATTTGTTTGTAAGAGACGTAATGACTTTAAATCCCGTCTCAGTCTCACTTGAAACTGCCGCCACGAGAGTAAGATCCATTCTAAGGGATGAGGATTTCAGATGCGTCCCTGTGGTTGAGGGAGAGAAACTGAGGGGTCTTATAACAAGGGGTGATGTGCTCAACATCACAGCAACCAAGTCAAATCTTGAGGCAAGGGGCATAATGGAGAAACCAAAGGTTATCCTGACCCCTGAGATGGATGCGATGAGGGCAGCATCTGACCTTTTAAAGGTCGGTGAGATACAGGCCCCTGTTGTTGAGTCAACCGACAGCATGAAGCTTGTGGGGATACTGAGCGCCATAGACCTTATATCTGGCTTCCTTGAAAATGGCTATGAGCCGGTCAGAAGCCCTGTAAGTGAGATAATGTCCCCAGACCCTGTTACATGTGAACACAGCGACCAGCTTTCAGCTGTATGGGATCTTATGGATGAATCAGGGTTTTCAGGTCTTCCTGTGATGAAGAATGGTAAAATGATAGGTATCATAACCAGGAAGGACCTTCTGAGGTACGGCCATGCAAGGATACACAGGGAATCAGGTGAAGTGAAATCCGTGGCGGTTGAGAAGATAATGAAAACACCCCCCGTTGCCATAACACCGGATACTCCTTCTGAAAAGGCTGCCTCTCTCATGCTGGAGAAGGATATTGGAAGGATCCCCGTGGTTGAAAACCCGGTATTTGTGAAGAGGGACCCCAGCATGGTGAAGGAGGCAGATCTTCTGGGTATAGTGTCCAGGGAGGACGTCCTGGAAGCATATATCAAGTGA
- a CDS encoding RNA ligase: MNTDIPFHEITEKTGIPSARLKDGLDRGAIRVTEEGGMNALLFKKSLMDLEAGTVIYTGDEVEVIRGFPKIRRTLLLSPTLMEHFRDSVAVEEKMNGYNVRITRLSSGDTVAITRGGHVCPFTTRKALELMDLDGFFSDHADLVVCGEMVGRDNPYVSQDYPEVGPLGFRVFDLREKNTNRPLPIKEKRDLLESYGLPPVCLFGIYPVEDAAEEVADIIRTLGKEGREGVVMKDPSMDLPPLKYTSSQAHARELAYAFSYPFDFGRPFFFSRVIREGFQAYELDESDEETLERAHRLGEAIIYPMLERIKAIADGEAAYEDTVIDVDDMETAEDFIRHLVHLGVSATLADYRDGKATVRRFYQATTDRINNYLEGGLY; encoded by the coding sequence ATGAATACAGACATTCCTTTCCATGAGATCACAGAGAAAACAGGGATTCCCTCTGCAAGGCTGAAAGATGGGCTTGACAGGGGCGCCATCAGGGTCACTGAAGAGGGTGGTATGAACGCCCTGCTTTTCAAAAAGTCCCTCATGGACCTTGAGGCAGGCACGGTGATCTACACTGGAGATGAGGTTGAGGTTATCCGGGGGTTTCCGAAGATCAGGAGGACACTTCTGCTCTCCCCCACCCTGATGGAACACTTCAGGGACAGCGTTGCAGTGGAGGAGAAGATGAACGGCTACAATGTCCGCATAACACGCCTTTCGTCCGGGGATACGGTTGCAATCACACGGGGAGGCCATGTATGCCCCTTCACAACCAGGAAGGCACTGGAACTCATGGACCTTGACGGGTTCTTCTCTGACCATGCGGACCTTGTTGTATGCGGTGAAATGGTTGGAAGGGACAACCCCTATGTTTCACAGGACTACCCCGAGGTGGGGCCACTGGGCTTCAGGGTCTTTGACCTCAGGGAGAAGAACACCAACAGACCCCTCCCAATAAAGGAGAAGAGGGACCTTCTTGAATCCTACGGTCTTCCACCTGTATGTTTATTTGGAATTTACCCTGTCGAGGATGCTGCAGAGGAAGTTGCAGACATAATACGAACCCTGGGGAAGGAGGGAAGGGAGGGGGTTGTTATGAAGGACCCCTCCATGGATTTACCACCCCTCAAGTACACGTCATCCCAGGCACATGCACGGGAACTTGCATATGCCTTCAGCTACCCCTTTGACTTCGGGAGGCCATTCTTCTTCAGCAGGGTTATAAGGGAGGGGTTCCAGGCCTATGAACTGGATGAGTCAGATGAGGAAACCCTTGAGAGGGCCCACCGCCTTGGAGAGGCAATAATATACCCCATGCTTGAGAGGATAAAGGCCATAGCAGACGGTGAGGCCGCCTACGAGGACACGGTCATTGATGTGGATGACATGGAGACCGCCGAGGATTTCATAAGGCACCTCGTGCATCTCGGTGTCTCAGCAACCCTCGCAGATTACAGGGACGGTAAGGCCACGGTGAGACGATTCTACCAGGCAACAACAGACAGGATAAACAACTACCTGGAGGGGGGCCTCTACTGA